In Thermodesulfobacteriota bacterium, the DNA window GGCCAGCCCCAGGTGGCCTATCGGGAGACCGTGTCCCAGCGGGCCGAGTTCAACTACACCCACAAGAAGCAGACCGGCGGCTCGGGCCAGTACGGCCGGGTGGCGGGCTTCATGGAGCCCCTCGACGAGGTCGGCGACTACCAGTTCGTGGACAAGATCGTGGGCGGCGTGATCCCGCGGGAGTTCATCTCTTCCTGCGACAAGGGGTTCAAGGCGTGCCTCAAGAAGGGCTCCCTCATCGGCGCCCCCGTCACGGGCGTGCGGCTCACCATCAACGACGGCGCCGCCCACTCGGTGGACTCCTCCGACATGGCCTTCCAGCAGGCGGCCATCGGCGCCTTCCGCGATGCCTACAGCCGCGCGCGCCCCATCATCCTGGAGCCCATCATGAAGGTCGTCGTGGAGACGCCCTCCGAGTTCCAGGGCCAGGTGCTGGGTACCCTCAACCAACGCCGGGGCATCATCGTGGGCACCAGCGAAGACGGGGTCTACTCGGTCGTGGAAGCCGAGGTGCCCCTGGCCGAGATGTTCGGCTACTCCACCGGCCTGCGCTCCTCCACCCAGGGCAAGGCCGAGTTCACGATGGAGTTTGCCAAGTACCGGCCGGTGCCCCAGAGCGTCTCCGAAGAGCTGAAGAAGAAGCACCAGGAAGAGCTCAAGAAGCAGTCGGCCGCCTGAGGCCACGGAAACCGATGGCGCAGCTGGTCCGCCTCTGCGATAGGAGTGCGCATATGCTCAAGAGCGAGTTGGTGGCCAAGAATCCCCTGCGAGCCCTGGACCAGAGCCGCGACGGCGGCCTCGTCCCCGGGCAGGTGGGATTGGTGGTAGCCCGGGCGGGCACCGGCAAGACCGCCTTTCTCATCCAGGTGGCCCTGGACAACCTGTTTCGCGGCAACCCGGTGCTCCACGTGAGCATCGGCGAAACGGTGAGCCACGTGAAGGCCTGGTACGACGAGATCTTCCGAGACCTGGCGACCGGCTACGAGCTGGAACGGGCTCGGGAGGTGTGGCACGAGGTCGAGGAAAACCGGGTCATCATGACCTTCCGGGTCCAGGCCTTCAGCGTGGACAAGCTCGAGGAGCGCCTCGACGACCTGGTGCAGCAGGGCATCTTCACCCCCCGGGTCGTGGTGGTGGACGGCTTCGAGCTCGGTCCGGAGCTTCGGCCCGCCCTGGAGGCCTTCGAGCAGTTCGCCCGCGCCAAGGGCCTCAAGGTCTGGATCGCGGCCCGCTCGCACCGGGAAGCCGGCGCGGTCGACCCGCTGGTGGCCCCCCTGGAGGACCTCTGCCAGGTGGTGGTGTGCCTCGATCCCAAGCCCAACGCCATCTCG includes these proteins:
- a CDS encoding AAA family ATPase; protein product: MLKSELVAKNPLRALDQSRDGGLVPGQVGLVVARAGTGKTAFLIQVALDNLFRGNPVLHVSIGETVSHVKAWYDEIFRDLATGYELERAREVWHEVEENRVIMTFRVQAFSVDKLEERLDDLVQQGIFTPRVVVVDGFELGPELRPALEAFEQFARAKGLKVWIAARSHREAGAVDPLVAPLEDLCQVVVCLDPKPNAISLRVYKNPSGTVGHAPIALDPRTLLLVPQHG